A genomic window from Purpureocillium takamizusanense chromosome 2, complete sequence includes:
- the NAG4 gene encoding Synaptic vesicle transporter SVOP, variant 2 (COG:S~EggNog:ENOG503NTW3~TransMembrane:10 (i36-58o64-82i89-108o120-145i195-222o234-254i275-296o302-323i335-356o368-388i)) → MLLLFLLKMKKTRARGKKGNDGIENKQLTKECSGSTLLVAVVFIIPCAVANNIATLLVCRAIDGIAFSAPMTLVGGTLADLWRNEERGVPMAAFSAAPFLGPAIGPLVGGFLSDASGWRWLYWLQLILAAIVWILITFTVPETYAPTILARRARKLRKDTGDASHVTEQDLDLRPFSERLAIFLIRPFQLLFGELIVFLISIYMSVLYGLLYMFFVAFPIVYQGGKGWSSGKTGLMFIPVAVGVVCSAVCSPLVNRHYVGLVRRHNGRPPAEVRLIPMMASCWFIPIGLFIFAWTSYPELSWAGPAMGGFPVGFGFIFLYNSANNYLVDSYQHQAASALAAKTFLRSFWGAAVVLFTEQMYDRMGDQWASTFLAFLSLLCCAIPFLFWRYGARIRARSKYAYGGDDDDKAAAAEATESASDDVELGKKTSRRPSHGVIRDGTEHEDDDLRRAMSYVSNP, encoded by the exons atgctgctgttgttTCTTCTCAAGATGAAAAAAACCCGCGCGAGGGGAAAAAAAGGCAACGATGGGATAGAGAATAAACAACTAACAAAAGAATGCAGTGGCTccacgctgctcgtcgccgtcgtcttcatcatccCCTGCGCCGTGGCCAACAACATCGCCACCCTGCTCGTCTgccgcgccatcgacggcatcgccttCTCCGCGCCCATGACCCTCGTGGGCGGCACGCTGGCCGACCTGTGGCGCaacgaggagcgcggcgtgcCAATGGCCGCCTTTTCGGCCGCGCCCTTTCTCGGGCCTGCGA TCGGACCCCTCGTCGGTGGCTTCCTCTCCGACGCCtcgggctggcgctggctctACTGGCTGCAGCTCATCCTCGCGGCCATCGTCTGGATTCTCATCACCTTCACCGTGCCGGAGACGTACGCGCCGACCATCCtggcacggcgggcgcgcaagCTGCGCAAGGATACGGGCGACGCGTCGCACGTCACGGAGCAGGACCTCGACCTGCGGCCCTTTTCGGAGCGGCTGGCCATCTTCCTCATCCGGCCCTTCCAGCTGCTCTTCGGCGagctcatcgtcttcctcatcaGCATCTACATGAGCGTGCTCTACGGCCTGCTGTACATGTTCTTCGTCGCCTTCCCCATCGTCTaccagggcggcaagggctggTCCTCGGGCAAGACGGGCCTCATGTTCATCCCCGTGGCGGTGGGCGTCGTCTGCTCGGCCGTGTGCTCCCCGCTCGTCAACAGGCACTACGTCGGGCTCGTGCGCAGGCACAAcggcaggccgcccgccgaggtgCGCCTCATCCccatgatggcgtcgtgCTGGTTCATACCCATCGGGCTCTTCATCTTCGCCTGGACGTCGTACCCGGAGCTGTCGTGGGCCGGGCCCGCCATGGGCGGCTTccccgtcggcttcggcttcaTCTTCCTCTACAACTCGGCCAACAACTACCTCGTCGACTCGTACCAGCACcaggccgcctcggcgctcgcggccaaGACCTTCCTGCGCTCCTTttggggcgccgccgtcgtgctcTTCACCGAGCAGATGTACGACCGCATGGGCGACCAGTGGGCCTCGACCTTTCTCGCCTTCCTGAGCCTTCTGTGCTGCGCCATCCCCTTTCTCTTCTGGCGATATGGCGCCCGGATCCGTGCCCGCAGCAAGTACGCAtatggcggcgatgacgatgacaaggccgccgccgcggaagcCACCGAGTCTGCatccgacgacgtcgagctgggcaagaagacgagccgcc